One segment of Littorina saxatilis isolate snail1 unplaced genomic scaffold, US_GU_Lsax_2.0 scaffold_367, whole genome shotgun sequence DNA contains the following:
- the LOC138954483 gene encoding transcription intermediary factor 1-beta-like, which produces MAAASTTSSSELPECPVCHDGYKEPKILPCTHLACKKCVVSWLQKAGVNGGCPLCRAPILPPTSRGQRELDTLVNDLPTDLATMALVDSHKVLSGQHVCMLCNNNSAATSFCLQCDVKICKACINVHNNIPLTRKHVIEDLNKLSPQRLAEINRATCNVHDDRLAELYCSTHQELICMLCDSTNHRSCAEVKAILDVATEKRRELEQQAQRLRDRATALATEIQEVTDTFKVMRKKANDTFDDLEQCLKKRRQEVNKLIQAEEDDAMTSLAELEKWRAALALNAASVGNVVQAASGGSLLGMMKGLTSRLDVLESQTGTTRKMEVKDLTLDLQKLDQLRADIASLATTPRTADKPRKAALAKVLRVGDRVKPGPDWTFDTR; this is translated from the exons ATGGCCGCCGCTTCAACCACCAGTAGCAGTGAGCTGCCAGAATGCCCTGTCTGCCATGACGGCTATAAAGAGCCAAAGATACTGCCGTGTACACACCTAGCGTGCAAAAAGTGCGTCGTGTCGTGGCTGCAGAAGGCAGGGGTCAATGGAGGCTGTCCGCTGTGCAGGGCCCCCATCCTGCCCCCCACCAGCCGAGGTCAGCGTGAACTTGACACCCTGGTCAATGACCTGCCCACTGACCTGGCCACCATGGCTCTAGTGGACAGTCACAAAGTGCTCAGCGGTCAGCATGTCTGTATGCTGTGTAATAACAACTCTGCTGCCACGTCATTCTGCTTGCAGTGTGACGTCAAAATCTGCAAGGCTTGCATCAATGTTCACAATAACATACCCTTAACCAGGAAACACGTCATTGAAGACTTAAACAAACTCAGCCCGCAGCGATTGGCTGAGATAAACCGCGCAACTTGTAACGTGCACGATGATAGGCTGGCTGAGCTGTATTGCTCCACCCACCAGGAGCTCATTTGCATGCTGTGCGACTCGACCAATCACCGCAGCTGTGCAGAGGTGAAGGCCATCCTAGACGTGGCgacagagaagagaagagaactaGAACAACAGGCACAGAGACTGAGGGACAGAGCGACAGCATTGGCAACGGAG atCCAAGAGGTTACGGACACTTTCAAGGTCATGCGTAAAAAGGCCAATGACACGTTCGACGACCTTGAGCAGTGCTTGAAGAAGCGACGTCAGGAGGTCAACAAGCTAATACAGGCTGAGGAAGACGACGCCATGACGTCACTGGCGGAGCTGGAGAAATGGCGGGCGGCCTTAGCACTGAACGCAGCCAGCGTAGGAAATGTGGTGCAGGCAGCGTCTGGAGGGTCTCTGCTGGGGATGATGAAAGGTCTGACGTCACGCCTCGACGTCCTGGAGTCACAGACCGGAACGACACGCAAGATGGAGGTCAAAGACTTGACCTTGGACCTCCAGAAACTGGATCAGTTGAGGGCTGACATTGCCTCTCTGG CGACAACACCACGGACTGCAGACAAACCCAGAAAGGCGGCGCTGGCCAAAGTACTGAGAGTAGGGGACCGGGTCAAACCGGGACCGGACTGGACTTTTGATACTCGG